A single genomic interval of Thermodesulfatator atlanticus DSM 21156 harbors:
- the rplI gene encoding 50S ribosomal protein L9 has protein sequence MQVILREYVPNLGAPGDVVTVKDGYARNYLIPKGLAIPASKKSIKAVERERQIILAKAERIRKKLMSEAERLNELELEIPQRVVEEDRLYGSVSVAEIVNALKEKGFDIAKKQVLLEEPIKKLGEYVVPIKLSADLTAHIKVKVVPLS, from the coding sequence ATGCAGGTGATCCTGAGAGAATATGTCCCGAATTTAGGTGCTCCTGGAGACGTAGTCACCGTAAAAGACGGCTATGCCCGCAATTATTTAATTCCCAAAGGCCTTGCCATTCCCGCGAGCAAGAAGAGTATCAAGGCTGTTGAGAGAGAACGTCAGATTATTCTTGCCAAGGCCGAGCGCATCCGCAAAAAGCTTATGAGTGAGGCCGAGCGCTTAAACGAGCTTGAGCTTGAAATCCCCCAGCGGGTGGTGGAAGAAGATCGTCTTTACGGTTCTGTCTCAGTGGCTGAGATTGTCAACGCCCTTAAGGAAAAGGGCTTTGATATTGCTAAAAAGCAGGTTCTTCTTGAAGAACCCATCAAAAAACTTGGCGAATACGTCGTCCCCATCAAACTTTCTGCTGACCTTACCGCTCACATTAAAGTAAAAGTGGTTCCCCTTAGCTAA
- a CDS encoding type II toxin-antitoxin system RelE family toxin, with protein sequence MWKFKYRKQAFIFLKENNLLEKIRDKLIEFLKGERVDVKRLKGEWKGFLRLRIGRVRVIFKLDSENKVIEIYKAGFRGKIY encoded by the coding sequence ATGTGGAAATTTAAATATAGAAAGCAAGCATTTATCTTTCTAAAAGAAAATAACCTTCTCGAAAAGATAAGAGATAAACTTATTGAGTTCCTTAAAGGAGAAAGGGTAGACGTAAAAAGGTTAAAAGGAGAGTGGAAGGGATTTCTCAGACTAAGAATCGGAAGAGTTCGGGTTATATTTAAACTTGATTCTGAAAATAAAGTGATTGAAATTTATAAAGCTGGTTTTAGAGGAAAAATCTATTAA
- the dnaB gene encoding replicative DNA helicase, with product MPRRKKNEVAFDRVPPQDVEAEKCVLGSIFLDNNALLKVVEILSPQDFYRGAHAAIYRTMLELFNRNEPIDLVTVHAALKERELLEQVGGAAYLAELAELVPTAANVAYYANIVREKAILRRLIMAGTEIVSRCYQATEPVDDLLEEAERAIFEIRAQGNRKSFFSIKEVIKDAVLQIEQLHQRREEVTGIPTGFYEFDRLTAGLQNSDLIIVAGRPSMGKTSFALNIAHHAAVEHGIPVAIFSLEMSREQLAMRMLCADARVDAQAVRTGRLSDADWQRLTYAANRLSKAPIFIDDTAAISVLELRAKARRLMAEHGLGLIIVDYLQLMKGKERRERREQEISEISSSLKAMAKELNVPVVALSQLNRRVEERPDKRPQLSDLRESGAIEQDADVILFIYREEVYKKDTLDKGIAELIIGKQRNGPTGVVRLAFLSQYSTFANLDEEHQAQAAGVI from the coding sequence ATGCCAAGACGCAAAAAGAATGAAGTCGCTTTTGATAGGGTCCCCCCTCAGGATGTAGAAGCTGAAAAATGTGTCCTGGGAAGCATTTTTCTTGATAACAATGCCCTTTTAAAGGTGGTAGAAATCCTTAGCCCGCAAGATTTTTATCGCGGGGCCCATGCTGCTATCTACCGCACCATGCTTGAACTTTTCAATCGCAACGAGCCTATTGATCTTGTTACCGTGCACGCAGCCCTTAAAGAAAGAGAACTCCTTGAGCAGGTTGGTGGGGCGGCTTATCTGGCAGAGCTTGCTGAACTTGTGCCCACTGCTGCTAACGTGGCTTATTATGCCAATATCGTGCGGGAAAAGGCCATCTTGCGCCGCTTGATAATGGCAGGAACTGAAATCGTCAGCCGTTGTTATCAAGCCACTGAGCCTGTTGATGACCTATTAGAAGAAGCTGAACGGGCCATTTTTGAGATTCGGGCCCAGGGTAATCGCAAAAGCTTTTTCTCCATCAAGGAAGTTATCAAAGACGCGGTGCTCCAGATAGAACAACTCCATCAACGCCGTGAGGAAGTTACCGGTATTCCCACGGGTTTTTACGAGTTTGATCGCCTTACCGCCGGGCTTCAAAACTCTGACTTAATCATCGTAGCGGGCCGTCCCAGTATGGGTAAGACATCTTTTGCCCTAAATATTGCCCACCACGCTGCGGTGGAGCACGGCATTCCGGTGGCGATTTTTTCCCTTGAAATGTCTCGGGAGCAGCTTGCCATGCGCATGCTTTGTGCTGATGCAAGGGTTGATGCGCAGGCCGTGCGTACCGGGCGCCTTTCTGATGCTGATTGGCAACGGCTCACCTATGCGGCTAACCGTCTTTCTAAAGCGCCGATTTTCATTGATGACACCGCAGCGATAAGTGTGCTTGAGTTAAGGGCTAAGGCGCGCCGCCTTATGGCAGAACACGGACTCGGGCTCATTATCGTTGACTATTTGCAATTAATGAAGGGCAAAGAGCGGCGTGAGCGACGTGAACAGGAAATCTCAGAGATCTCAAGCTCTCTTAAGGCCATGGCCAAGGAGCTTAACGTTCCAGTGGTGGCGCTTTCTCAGCTTAATAGAAGGGTAGAAGAGCGCCCTGACAAAAGGCCACAGCTTTCGGATCTGCGCGAATCTGGAGCTATTGAACAGGATGCCGATGTCATTCTTTTTATTTATCGCGAAGAGGTCTATAAAAAAGACACCCTGGACAAAGGCATTGCCGAGTTAATTATAGGCAAACAGCGAAATGGTCCCACGGGAGTAGTGCGTTTGGCCTTTCTTTCTCAGTATTCAACTTTTGCTAACCTGGATGAAGAGCATCAAGCGCAAGCCGCAGGTGTTATTTGA
- the rpmB gene encoding 50S ribosomal protein L28, with protein sequence MSKICEICGKRPHTGHKVSHSNKRSGRWWYPNIQKVRVRLPNGQVKRMKVCTRCLKAGKVQKAVH encoded by the coding sequence ATGTCTAAGATTTGTGAAATTTGCGGTAAAAGACCTCATACCGGGCACAAAGTTAGCCACTCTAATAAGCGTTCTGGCCGCTGGTGGTATCCCAATATCCAGAAAGTCAGGGTGCGCCTTCCTAACGGTCAGGTGAAAAGGATGAAGGTTTGCACGCGTTGTCTTAAGGCCGGTAAGGTGCAAAAGGCAGTGCACTAA